One window from the genome of Anolis sagrei isolate rAnoSag1 chromosome 4, rAnoSag1.mat, whole genome shotgun sequence encodes:
- the LRATD2 gene encoding protein LRATD2 has translation MGNQVEKLTHLNYKEVPTTDPTGMDKDEGPRIGVSYIFSNDDDDVEPQQNAVVPDIGGEHPTSQPYDPQLHEVECSIYYRDECIYQKSFSVEDEADGGRGSHLATYTPENLLNKCKPGDLVEFVCQSQYPHWVVYVGDFQVVHLHRLEIVNSFLTDASQGRRGRIANQLYHYKSLSPATVVRNALDQVGCKDRDLSWRNSECFAAWCRYGKREFKIGGELRIGKQPYRLQIQLGEKRSHTLEFQSLEDLIMEKRRNDQIGKAAVIQELSSHLQATEPEQDDGHNNEPGARTVAE, from the coding sequence atggggaaccaaGTGGAGAAGCTGACCCACTTAAACTACAAGGAGGTTCCCACAACTGACCCGACGGGCATGGACAAAGATGAGGGACCCAGGATTGGCGTCTCCTACATATTCTCCAATGATGACGATGATGTGGAGCCCCAACAGAATGCAGTGGTTCCAGACATCGGTGGAGAGCATCCCACATCGCAACCATATGACCCTCAGCTGCATGAAGTAGAATGTTCCATCTATTACCGCGATGAGTGCATTTATCAGAAAAGCTTTTCTGTCGAGGATGAGGCAGATGGAGGCCGAGGCAGCCATCTCGCTACGTACACCCCAGAAAATCTGTTGAACAAGTGCAAACCTGGCGATTTGGTGGAGTTCGTGTGCCAGTCCCAATATCCCCACTGGGTGGTATATGTAGGGGATTTCCAGGTGGTCCATCTACATAGGTTGGAAATAGTGAACAGCTTTCTAACAGATGCCAGCCAGGGTCGGAGGGGACGTATTGCAAACCAACTGTACCATTACAAATCTCTTAGTCCGGCCACTGTGGTGCGGAATGCCCTGGATCAAGTGGGCTGCAAGGACCGGGATCTCAGTTGGAGGAACTCGGAGTGTTTTGCTGCCTGGTGCCGTTACGGCAAGCGCGAGTTCAAAATCGGTGGCGAGCTGCGCATAGGCAAGCAACCCTACCGGTTGCAGATCCAGCTGGGAGAGAAACGCAGCCACACCCTGGAGTTTCAGAGCCTGGAGGATCTTAttatggagaagagaaggaacgaCCAGATAGGGAAGGCTGCTGTCATCCAAGAACTGTCCAGCCACCTGCAGGCAACTGAACCAGAACAGGACGACGGCCATAACAATGAGCCAGGTGCCCGGACTGTGGCAGAATAG